One genomic region from Salinicola endophyticus encodes:
- the fdhA gene encoding formaldehyde dehydrogenase, glutathione-independent: protein MSSPANRGVVYRGPGKVAVENIAFPELALGSRQCQHGVILKVLTTNICGSDQHMVRGRTTAPEGLVLGHEITGEVVECGRDVEFIKVGDIVSVPFNVACGRCRNCKRGDTHICLNVNGDRAGGAYGYVDMGGWVGGQAEYVMVPYADFQLLVFPDKEQALEKILDLTMLSDIFPTGFHGCVTAGVKPGSTVYIAGAGPVGLAAAVSAQLLGAACVIVGDMNDQRLEQARSFGCEGLDLKQDASMSDLIESVLGVPEVDCAVDAVGFEANCHGHNHAHEQPATVLNATMEITQAGGAVGIPGLYVTEDPGAESEDAKHGNISMKFGLGWAKAMSFHTGQTPAMRYQRQLMQAILHERVHIGKAVNVQTISLDDAPKGYAAFDGGAAKKFVIDPHGTLG from the coding sequence ATGTCTTCACCCGCCAATCGCGGCGTCGTCTATCGCGGCCCCGGTAAAGTCGCCGTCGAGAACATCGCGTTCCCGGAACTCGCACTGGGCAGCCGTCAGTGCCAGCACGGTGTCATTCTCAAGGTTCTGACCACCAATATCTGCGGCAGCGACCAGCACATGGTCCGCGGCCGTACCACCGCGCCGGAAGGCCTGGTCCTGGGCCACGAGATCACCGGTGAGGTGGTCGAGTGCGGGCGTGACGTCGAGTTCATCAAGGTCGGCGACATCGTTTCGGTGCCCTTCAACGTCGCCTGCGGGCGCTGCCGCAACTGCAAGCGCGGCGACACCCATATCTGTCTCAACGTCAACGGCGACCGCGCCGGCGGCGCCTACGGCTATGTCGACATGGGCGGCTGGGTCGGCGGGCAGGCCGAGTACGTGATGGTGCCCTACGCCGACTTCCAGCTGCTGGTGTTCCCGGACAAGGAGCAGGCGCTGGAGAAGATCCTCGATCTGACCATGCTCTCCGACATCTTCCCCACCGGCTTCCACGGCTGTGTCACCGCTGGCGTCAAGCCCGGCTCGACCGTCTATATCGCCGGCGCGGGCCCGGTGGGCCTGGCGGCGGCGGTCTCGGCGCAACTGCTGGGCGCGGCCTGCGTGATCGTCGGTGACATGAACGATCAGCGTCTCGAGCAGGCGCGCAGCTTCGGCTGTGAAGGGCTCGATCTCAAGCAGGACGCCAGCATGTCCGACCTGATCGAGTCGGTGCTCGGCGTGCCGGAGGTGGACTGCGCGGTCGACGCGGTGGGCTTCGAAGCCAACTGCCACGGCCACAACCATGCCCACGAGCAGCCGGCGACGGTGCTCAACGCGACCATGGAGATCACCCAGGCCGGTGGTGCCGTGGGTATTCCGGGGCTCTACGTGACCGAAGACCCGGGCGCCGAGAGCGAAGACGCCAAGCACGGCAACATCTCGATGAAGTTCGGGCTGGGCTGGGCCAAGGCGATGTCGTTCCACACCGGCCAGACCCCGGCGATGCGCTATCAGCGTCAGCTGATGCAGGCGATCCTTCACGAGCGCGTGCATATCGGCAAGGCGGTCAACGTCCAGACCATCTCGCTCGACGACGCGCCCAAGGGCTACGCCGCCTTCGATGGCGGGGCGGCCAAGAAGTTCGTGATCGACCCCCACGGGACCCTCGGCTGA
- the fhuB gene encoding Fe(3+)-hydroxamate ABC transporter permease FhuB, which produces MSTHPLPGSALRPSPLRHSPLGLVAAMGVLAAVLGYLTLASQFGDLAGHWWQAAVAPDDGSIREVVLHYTFLPRLCVALLGGAGLALAGCLMQQVLRNPLASPATLGVTSGAQLALVIATLWGPSWLLAGREWIALGGGVLATLVVLALSWRRRLAPMVVVLSGMVVSLYISALNSALLLFHQESLAGLFIWGSGSLSQNNWEDTRFLLARLLVTLGLACILLRPLALLDLEEEGAKSLGISMRNLRIAGLGLGIFITACVVSAVGLIGFVGLAAPAIARLAGARTLGQRLGWSMAIGALLLLLTDLVVQQLSPLTASMLPTGAMTAALGAPLLLWLLPRLKLAGTRPQPSAGLVLPRRADPHRRLWLLGALALLAVVVALGFGFRLDAHGAHPAWASWGQLDLVIDWRLPRVVTAAAAGLLLAAAGTLLQRMTGNPMASPEVLGISAGVAIGVIALMLLPLGIAPLSGGITGFAGAVAALLVLVACNRRSGFVPERLLLTGIAITALLDALRAIVLSSNDPRAQQLLAWLGGSTYYASLTSAGVIAVVALVLFALTLPLGRWLTLLPLGAPTARALGVDVDRSRLLLLALVALLTVAATLVVGPLSFIGLLAPHMARLMGLHRARHQLLGAGLLGIVVMVLADWLGRNLFFPYQLPAGLIAALIGGMYFMWGLRKI; this is translated from the coding sequence ATGAGCACACATCCCTTGCCAGGCTCGGCCCTGCGCCCCTCGCCGCTGCGTCACTCCCCGCTGGGACTGGTGGCAGCCATGGGCGTGCTCGCCGCCGTGCTCGGCTATCTCACTCTGGCGTCACAGTTCGGGGATCTCGCCGGCCACTGGTGGCAGGCGGCGGTCGCCCCCGACGACGGGAGTATTCGCGAGGTGGTGCTCCACTACACCTTTCTGCCGCGGCTGTGCGTGGCGCTGCTGGGCGGAGCCGGGCTGGCGCTGGCCGGCTGCCTGATGCAGCAGGTGCTGCGCAATCCGCTCGCCTCGCCGGCCACCCTGGGGGTGACCAGCGGCGCCCAGCTGGCGCTGGTGATCGCCACCCTGTGGGGGCCGAGCTGGCTGCTGGCGGGACGTGAGTGGATCGCGCTGGGCGGCGGGGTGCTGGCCACCCTGGTGGTACTGGCGCTCTCCTGGCGCCGGCGGCTGGCGCCGATGGTGGTGGTGCTCTCCGGCATGGTGGTGAGTCTCTATATCAGTGCTCTCAACAGCGCACTGCTGCTGTTCCATCAGGAGAGTCTCGCCGGGCTGTTCATCTGGGGCTCGGGATCGCTGTCCCAGAACAACTGGGAGGACACCCGCTTCCTGCTCGCGCGCCTGCTCGTCACGCTGGGGCTGGCGTGTATTCTGCTGCGCCCGCTGGCGCTGCTCGATCTCGAAGAAGAAGGCGCCAAGAGCCTGGGTATCTCAATGCGCAACCTGCGTATCGCCGGGCTCGGGCTGGGTATCTTCATCACCGCCTGCGTGGTCAGTGCGGTCGGCTTGATCGGCTTCGTCGGGCTCGCCGCGCCGGCCATCGCGCGCCTGGCCGGCGCGCGGACCCTGGGCCAGCGGTTGGGCTGGTCGATGGCGATCGGCGCCCTGCTGCTGCTGCTGACCGACCTGGTGGTGCAGCAACTCTCGCCGTTGACCGCCTCGATGCTGCCCACCGGAGCGATGACCGCGGCCCTCGGCGCGCCGCTGCTGCTGTGGCTGCTGCCCCGCCTCAAGCTCGCCGGCACCCGTCCCCAGCCGAGCGCCGGGCTGGTCCTGCCGCGACGCGCCGACCCGCACCGCCGGCTGTGGCTACTGGGCGCGCTGGCGCTCCTCGCCGTGGTGGTGGCACTGGGCTTCGGCTTCCGCCTCGATGCCCACGGCGCCCATCCGGCCTGGGCGAGCTGGGGCCAGCTCGATCTGGTGATCGACTGGCGCCTGCCACGGGTCGTCACCGCCGCCGCCGCTGGGCTGCTGCTGGCCGCCGCCGGCACCCTGCTGCAGCGCATGACCGGCAACCCCATGGCGAGCCCGGAGGTGCTGGGGATCAGCGCCGGGGTGGCCATCGGGGTCATCGCACTGATGCTGCTGCCGCTGGGGATCGCGCCGCTGAGCGGCGGGATCACCGGCTTTGCCGGCGCCGTGGCCGCGCTGCTGGTGCTGGTGGCGTGCAACCGCCGCAGCGGCTTCGTGCCGGAGCGGCTGCTGCTGACCGGGATCGCGATCACCGCCCTGCTGGACGCCCTGCGCGCCATCGTGCTGTCGAGCAACGACCCGCGGGCCCAGCAGCTGCTGGCGTGGCTGGGCGGTTCGACCTACTACGCCAGCCTCACCTCGGCGGGGGTGATCGCCGTCGTGGCACTGGTGCTGTTCGCGCTCACCCTGCCGCTGGGCCGCTGGCTGACGCTACTCCCGCTCGGCGCCCCCACCGCCAGGGCGCTGGGTGTGGATGTCGATCGCAGCCGGCTTTTGCTGCTGGCGCTGGTGGCGCTGCTCACCGTCGCCGCCACCCTGGTGGTGGGGCCGCTCTCGTTCATCGGCCTGCTGGCACCGCACATGGCGCGACTGATGGGCCTGCATCGGGCCCGCCACCAACTGCTCGGGGCGGGACTGCTGGGCATCGTGGTGATGGTGCTAGCGGACTGGCTGGGGCGCAATCTGTTCTTCCCCTACCAGCTACCGGCGGGGCTGATCGCGGCGCTGATCGGGGGGATGTACTTTATGTGGGGCTTGCGCAAGATTTGA
- a CDS encoding transglutaminase-like cysteine peptidase, with protein sequence MPSRAAKPPPYRRVIALSLLLGAAIAPAASAGSFTYWDDPSASAVTLTRAEFVAKARQLHGEKRLVYVNRVVNNAARQQFEKVDTWKGFDRLVRDGYGDCEDFAIAKYQILIQAGTPSARLDFLAADDTLTPTYHAVLRYRQDDGSHLILDNLTLMMLPESKRTDLKPLVTFDRTHAAYFQDGAFQPVAPSRIVLGGQPLSERMPKLLDY encoded by the coding sequence ATGCCCTCTCGCGCTGCCAAGCCCCCACCCTACCGGCGAGTCATCGCCCTCTCTCTGCTGCTGGGTGCCGCCATCGCCCCGGCGGCCAGTGCCGGCAGCTTCACCTACTGGGACGACCCCAGCGCTTCGGCGGTGACCCTCACGCGCGCCGAGTTCGTGGCCAAGGCCCGGCAGCTGCACGGTGAAAAACGGCTGGTCTACGTCAACCGCGTGGTCAACAACGCCGCTCGCCAGCAGTTCGAGAAGGTGGATACCTGGAAGGGCTTCGACCGTCTGGTGAGAGACGGCTACGGCGATTGCGAGGACTTCGCCATCGCCAAGTACCAGATCCTGATCCAGGCGGGGACACCGTCCGCACGGCTGGATTTCCTCGCCGCCGACGACACCCTCACGCCGACCTATCATGCGGTACTGCGCTACCGCCAGGACGACGGCAGCCATCTGATCCTCGACAATCTGACGCTGATGATGCTGCCGGAGTCGAAGCGTACCGACCTGAAACCGCTGGTGACCTTCGACCGCACCCACGCCGCCTACTTCCAAGACGGCGCCTTCCAGCCGGTGGCGCCGAGCCGTATCGTGCTCGGCGGCCAGCCGCTCTCGGAAAGAATGCCGAAACTGCTCGACTACTGA
- a CDS encoding TonB-dependent siderophore receptor: MGSAPLVTPAWAQSATDGPSLDTVTVTGTVPTYGDTPPPAFAGGQIAAGGRVGLLGEKDAMDIPFSVTSYTSELIENQQSQTLGDTLQNDASVSVGQGYGIYGEAFKIRGFNLTGDDVAYGGLYGVLPRQLINTDIAERIEVFKGASAFTSGIPIGGNGGIGGTVNIEPKHAGDEPMLKLSSGYRSDSYGEVGVDASRRFGDQKQWGARVSAVRGRGDTAIDDESQRDTSVVVGLDYRGERGRVLFDVGHQKSTLEGARSSLYTGAATTVPTVPDASSNYTPAFGGSALETHFGMVRGEYDLNDDWTAFAAVGGNRTIENIVSANPRLTDDNGNASVNDFETGNHIDNFASQAGVRGYVLTGPVSHDVTLGYSSAYRKFDTDWSFLAAGTTNIYDPQDLSRPQGDPSVGGSVTRTRSQGVTLSDTLGFVNDRVLLTLGARYQELEVDERPNAGGNNRYADRRVTPAVGVVFKATSNVSLYANYVEALQDGGTVSDTAASNYGEYLGIAHAKQYEVGSKFDYGNIGGGISLFQIELPTAAVVDGVGSLDNEQRNRGLELSLYGEPLEGLRLFSSATWIDAELTKTQDGTEGNHATGVPEYRVVLGTEWDIPHVDRLTATGRVIHTGTQYADASNDLELDPWTRLDLGVRYTTPIGGADWVWRAGIDNVTDEDYWAGASTAFAGYLIQGEPRTLKLSATVEF, translated from the coding sequence ATGGGGAGTGCACCCCTGGTGACACCGGCCTGGGCGCAGAGCGCAACGGATGGGCCCTCGCTGGACACCGTGACCGTCACCGGCACGGTGCCGACCTATGGCGATACCCCGCCGCCGGCCTTTGCCGGTGGCCAGATCGCCGCGGGTGGTCGTGTCGGCCTGCTGGGTGAAAAGGATGCGATGGACATCCCCTTCAGCGTCACCAGCTACACCAGCGAATTGATCGAGAATCAGCAGTCGCAAACCCTGGGCGATACGCTGCAGAACGATGCTTCCGTCAGCGTAGGTCAGGGGTACGGCATCTACGGCGAAGCCTTCAAGATTCGCGGCTTCAACCTGACCGGCGACGACGTGGCGTACGGCGGGCTCTACGGCGTGCTCCCGCGCCAGCTCATCAACACCGATATTGCCGAGCGTATCGAAGTCTTCAAGGGGGCCAGCGCCTTCACCTCGGGTATTCCCATCGGGGGGAATGGTGGCATCGGCGGCACCGTCAACATCGAGCCCAAGCACGCCGGTGATGAGCCGATGCTCAAGCTCTCCAGCGGCTATCGCTCCGACAGCTATGGTGAAGTGGGGGTCGATGCGAGCCGGCGCTTCGGTGATCAGAAGCAGTGGGGCGCGCGGGTCAGCGCTGTGCGTGGCCGCGGCGATACCGCCATCGATGACGAGAGTCAGCGTGACACCTCGGTGGTGGTCGGCCTCGACTATCGCGGCGAACGCGGACGTGTGCTGTTCGATGTCGGTCATCAGAAATCGACGCTGGAGGGCGCGCGCTCCAGCCTCTACACCGGGGCAGCGACGACAGTCCCCACCGTGCCGGATGCCAGCTCGAACTACACGCCCGCCTTCGGTGGCTCCGCACTCGAGACCCATTTCGGCATGGTGCGTGGAGAGTACGACCTGAACGACGACTGGACCGCCTTTGCCGCGGTCGGCGGGAACCGCACCATCGAGAATATCGTCTCGGCCAATCCGAGACTGACCGATGACAACGGCAATGCCAGCGTCAACGATTTCGAGACCGGTAACCACATCGATAACTTCGCCAGTCAGGCGGGTGTGCGCGGTTATGTCCTGACTGGCCCGGTGAGCCACGATGTGACTCTTGGCTACTCCAGTGCCTACCGCAAGTTCGATACCGACTGGAGCTTTCTGGCGGCGGGCACCACCAATATCTACGATCCGCAGGATCTGTCGCGGCCGCAAGGCGATCCCTCTGTCGGTGGCAGCGTGACGCGGACGCGGTCTCAGGGTGTCACCCTGAGCGATACGCTGGGGTTCGTGAATGATCGCGTCTTACTGACCTTGGGGGCACGCTACCAGGAGCTGGAGGTCGACGAGCGCCCCAACGCCGGTGGTAACAACCGTTATGCCGACCGCCGAGTCACGCCCGCGGTGGGCGTCGTGTTCAAGGCGACTTCCAACGTGTCGCTCTACGCCAACTACGTCGAGGCCCTGCAGGATGGTGGCACCGTCAGCGATACCGCGGCCTCGAACTATGGCGAGTACCTGGGCATCGCCCACGCCAAGCAGTATGAAGTGGGCAGCAAGTTCGATTATGGCAACATCGGCGGCGGTATCAGCCTGTTTCAGATCGAGCTACCGACGGCAGCGGTCGTCGACGGTGTCGGCAGTCTGGACAACGAGCAGCGCAATCGTGGCCTCGAGCTCAGCCTTTACGGCGAACCCCTCGAGGGCCTGCGTCTGTTCAGCAGCGCGACCTGGATCGATGCCGAGCTGACCAAGACCCAGGATGGCACCGAGGGCAACCATGCGACCGGCGTGCCCGAGTACCGCGTCGTGCTGGGCACAGAGTGGGATATCCCGCATGTCGATCGCCTCACCGCGACAGGTCGTGTCATTCACACCGGGACGCAGTACGCCGATGCCAGCAACGATCTCGAACTGGACCCGTGGACGCGGCTGGACCTGGGCGTGCGCTACACCACGCCGATCGGTGGTGCCGATTGGGTGTGGCGTGCCGGTATCGACAACGTCACCGACGAGGACTACTGGGCGGGTGCATCCACGGCCTTTGCCGGCTACCTGATTCAGGGCGAGCCGCGGACTTTGAAGCTGTCGGCAACGGTGGAGTTCTAG
- a CDS encoding hybrid-cluster NAD(P)-dependent oxidoreductase, whose amino-acid sequence MTMQFFNPVTTQTWTNGRHQVRCVKVIQETWNVKTFCFMADQPVMFFFKPGQFVTLELEIAGKPVMRSYTISSSPSIPYSFSITVKRLPGGQVSNWLHDNLGAGDEMVVHGPVGDFNVIDHPAEKVLMLSGGVGITPLMSMTRWFFDTNAAVDLEFVHCSQAPNDIIYHRELVHMFSRLPEFRLHIVCERSDELSQAWAGFRGYLSRQMLSLMAPDYLEREIFCCGPAPFMQAVRQVLLEDGFDMAHYHQESFGATPLGVQEDVIELAEQAEAAAEEVDVADLTPVEFASSGKSIRIGESETIHAAAAKLGLHIPKACGMGICGTCRVMKLEGEVEMEHNGGITEEDEAEGYILSCCSKPKGKVVIDY is encoded by the coding sequence ATGACGATGCAATTTTTCAATCCGGTCACAACTCAGACCTGGACCAACGGCCGCCACCAGGTGCGCTGCGTCAAAGTCATCCAAGAGACTTGGAACGTCAAGACTTTCTGTTTCATGGCCGATCAGCCGGTGATGTTCTTCTTCAAGCCGGGTCAGTTCGTCACCCTGGAGCTTGAAATCGCGGGCAAGCCGGTGATGCGCTCCTACACCATCTCGAGCTCGCCCTCGATCCCCTACAGCTTCTCGATCACGGTCAAGCGCTTGCCGGGCGGCCAGGTCTCCAACTGGCTGCATGACAACCTCGGCGCCGGCGACGAGATGGTCGTGCACGGTCCGGTGGGCGACTTCAACGTCATCGACCACCCGGCGGAGAAAGTGCTGATGCTCTCCGGCGGGGTCGGCATCACCCCGCTGATGTCGATGACCCGCTGGTTCTTCGATACCAATGCCGCGGTAGATCTGGAGTTCGTGCACTGCTCGCAGGCACCCAACGACATCATCTATCACCGCGAGCTGGTGCACATGTTCTCGCGGCTGCCGGAGTTCCGCCTGCATATCGTGTGCGAGCGCAGCGACGAGCTGAGCCAGGCCTGGGCCGGTTTCCGCGGCTACCTGTCGCGCCAGATGCTGAGCCTGATGGCGCCGGACTATCTCGAACGCGAAATCTTCTGCTGTGGCCCGGCGCCGTTCATGCAGGCGGTGCGTCAGGTGCTGCTGGAAGATGGCTTCGACATGGCCCATTACCACCAGGAGTCGTTCGGGGCCACACCGCTGGGGGTCCAGGAGGATGTCATCGAGCTGGCCGAGCAGGCCGAGGCGGCGGCCGAAGAGGTCGATGTCGCCGATCTGACCCCGGTGGAGTTCGCCAGCAGCGGCAAGAGCATCCGCATCGGCGAGAGCGAGACCATCCACGCCGCCGCCGCCAAGCTGGGGCTGCACATTCCCAAGGCGTGCGGTATGGGGATCTGCGGCACCTGCCGGGTGATGAAGCTCGAAGGCGAGGTGGAAATGGAGCACAACGGCGGGATCACCGAGGAGGACGAGGCCGAAGGTTACATCCTCTCCTGCTGCTCCAAGCCCAAGGGCAAGGTGGTGATCGACTACTGA
- a CDS encoding aromatic ring-hydroxylating dioxygenase subunit alpha: MSPLPRDSLDDTLSATRKAVADMLEQRNPTYSLPQPFYNDPRLFQVDMEEIFEKQWLFAGMSCEIPAKGNYFKLEVGSNSIIILRGAENKIHAFHNVCRHRGSRLCLKDKGKVAKLVCPYHQWTYELDGRLLFAGSDMGDDFDMSAFGLKPVAVKSAGGFVFINLSENPEPIDDFLVSLEHYLSPYDMDNVKVAVESNIVERCNWKLVIENNRECYHCSGSHPELLNSLIEFDDTDDPRSTGEYRDLVARKQADWTACEVPWQLARFGKRNRLTRTPLLDGIVSMTLDGKPGCNKLMGNIPNADMGSLRILHLPNSWNHFMGDHAVVFRVLPLGPQETLVTTKWLVHKDAVEGVDYDPARLRQVWDATNEQDRRLAEENQLGINSLAYQPGPYSQTYEFGVIDFVNWYSETMRENLGVQTSAPLQVASQ, encoded by the coding sequence ATGTCACCACTTCCACGCGACAGCCTGGATGACACTCTCAGCGCGACCCGCAAGGCCGTGGCGGATATGCTGGAACAGCGTAACCCGACCTATTCACTGCCCCAACCCTTCTACAACGACCCGCGCCTGTTCCAGGTCGATATGGAGGAGATCTTCGAGAAGCAGTGGCTGTTCGCGGGCATGAGCTGCGAGATTCCCGCCAAGGGCAACTACTTCAAGCTCGAAGTGGGCAGCAACTCGATCATCATTCTGCGCGGCGCCGAGAACAAGATTCACGCCTTCCACAACGTCTGCCGTCACCGCGGCTCGCGCCTGTGTCTCAAGGACAAGGGCAAGGTGGCCAAGCTGGTCTGCCCCTACCATCAGTGGACCTACGAACTCGACGGCCGCCTGCTGTTCGCCGGCAGCGACATGGGCGACGACTTCGACATGAGCGCTTTCGGCCTCAAGCCGGTGGCGGTGAAGAGCGCCGGCGGTTTCGTGTTCATCAACCTGAGCGAGAACCCCGAGCCGATCGACGACTTCCTGGTCTCGCTCGAGCACTACCTCTCACCCTATGACATGGACAACGTCAAGGTCGCGGTGGAGTCCAACATCGTCGAGCGCTGCAACTGGAAGCTGGTGATCGAGAACAATCGCGAGTGCTACCACTGCAGCGGTTCGCACCCGGAGCTGCTCAACTCGCTGATCGAGTTCGACGACACCGACGACCCGCGCTCCACCGGCGAGTACCGTGATCTGGTCGCGCGCAAGCAGGCCGACTGGACCGCCTGCGAGGTGCCCTGGCAGCTGGCGCGCTTCGGCAAGCGCAACCGCCTGACGCGCACCCCGCTGCTCGACGGCATCGTTTCGATGACCCTGGATGGCAAGCCCGGCTGCAACAAGCTGATGGGCAACATCCCCAACGCCGACATGGGCTCGCTGCGCATCCTGCACCTACCCAATTCGTGGAACCACTTCATGGGTGACCACGCAGTGGTCTTCCGCGTTCTGCCGCTGGGCCCGCAGGAAACCCTGGTCACCACCAAGTGGCTGGTGCACAAGGATGCCGTGGAAGGTGTCGACTACGACCCGGCGCGCCTGCGCCAGGTGTGGGATGCCACCAACGAGCAGGATCGCCGCCTGGCGGAAGAGAACCAGCTCGGCATCAACTCGCTGGCCTATCAGCCCGGCCCCTACTCGCAGACCTACGAGTTCGGTGTCATCGACTTCGTCAACTGGTACAGCGAAACCATGCGCGAGAATCTCGGCGTCCAAACCTCTGCCCCGCTGCAGGTGGCTTCGCAGTAA
- a CDS encoding ABC transporter substrate-binding protein: MPRVRPSRPAVVTRIALLVGVWLLTAAAQAAATPRIAAANWSSAETLIALGVAPYAVADIANYRKWVSAPAIPAETIDMGLRNQPNLELLAQRPPDLLLTSALFVRDDQRLTRLMPVEIVDNFYTGKDYFAGTCAMTRRIGELVGREAAAEALIARTELELASAAKALADSIRPVYVVQFADAQHVRVFGAGNMVGTLFERTPLTNAWQGPTNGWGFASVPITRLAEHPEARIVVIKPYPRNVAAELADNRVWQLLPAVRAGRVSEIEPVWTFGGLPSLSRLASELVAALQPAAAAQP, translated from the coding sequence TTGCCGCGAGTTCGCCCTTCACGCCCAGCCGTCGTCACCCGAATCGCGCTGCTGGTGGGCGTGTGGCTGCTGACGGCAGCCGCTCAGGCCGCCGCCACGCCGCGCATCGCCGCCGCCAACTGGTCCTCCGCCGAGACGCTGATCGCCCTCGGCGTCGCCCCCTACGCGGTGGCGGACATCGCCAACTACCGCAAGTGGGTCAGCGCGCCGGCGATACCGGCGGAGACCATCGATATGGGCCTGCGCAACCAGCCCAACCTCGAACTGCTGGCCCAGCGCCCGCCGGACCTGCTGCTGACCAGCGCCCTGTTCGTACGCGACGATCAGCGCCTCACACGGCTGATGCCGGTGGAGATCGTGGACAATTTCTATACCGGCAAGGACTACTTCGCCGGCACCTGCGCCATGACCCGCCGTATCGGCGAGCTGGTGGGCCGGGAGGCGGCAGCCGAGGCGTTGATCGCACGCACCGAGCTCGAGCTCGCGTCGGCCGCGAAGGCGCTCGCCGACAGCATCCGGCCGGTCTACGTGGTGCAGTTCGCCGATGCCCAGCACGTGCGCGTCTTCGGCGCCGGCAACATGGTCGGCACGCTGTTCGAGCGCACCCCGCTCACCAACGCCTGGCAGGGGCCGACCAACGGCTGGGGCTTCGCCAGCGTGCCGATCACCCGCCTGGCCGAGCATCCCGAGGCGCGCATCGTGGTGATCAAACCCTACCCACGCAACGTCGCCGCCGAACTCGCCGACAACCGGGTCTGGCAGCTGTTGCCCGCGGTGCGCGCCGGCCGCGTCAGCGAGATCGAGCCGGTGTGGACCTTCGGCGGTCTGCCCTCGCTGTCGCGCCTGGCGAGTGAGCTGGTGGCAGCGCTGCAGCCCGCAGCGGCGGCACAGCCATGA
- a CDS encoding DNA-3-methyladenine glycosylase I, whose protein sequence is MTVPDPDLSRCAWAQTHPLNAAYHDAEWGVPEYDSRALWEKLILDGFQAGLSWLTILKKRDAFREAFEGFDPERIAGYDETDVERLLGNAGIVRSRSKIEATIGNARAYLAMRDSGEDFADFLWSMVGGRPIQDSIGSDGSVPTQTPLSVDISKALKKRGFKFVGPVIVYAWMQAVGMVNDHAEDCHRRKPVAAMG, encoded by the coding sequence ATGACCGTACCCGACCCTGACCTTTCACGCTGCGCCTGGGCGCAGACACACCCGCTGAATGCCGCCTACCACGATGCCGAGTGGGGCGTCCCCGAGTACGACAGCCGGGCGCTGTGGGAGAAGCTGATCCTCGACGGCTTCCAGGCCGGGCTCTCCTGGCTCACCATTCTCAAGAAGCGCGACGCCTTCCGCGAGGCGTTCGAGGGCTTCGACCCCGAGCGTATTGCCGGCTACGACGAGACCGACGTCGAGCGGCTGCTCGGCAACGCCGGCATCGTGCGCTCGCGATCCAAGATCGAGGCGACCATCGGCAACGCCCGCGCCTATCTCGCCATGCGTGACAGCGGCGAGGATTTCGCCGACTTTCTGTGGAGCATGGTCGGCGGCCGCCCGATCCAGGACTCCATCGGCAGCGACGGTTCGGTTCCCACCCAGACGCCGCTCTCTGTCGATATCTCCAAGGCGCTAAAGAAGCGCGGCTTCAAGTTCGTCGGGCCGGTGATCGTCTATGCCTGGATGCAGGCCGTCGGCATGGTCAACGACCACGCCGAGGATTGCCATCGTCGCAAGCCCGTGGCTGCGATGGGCTGA